The window GGCTTCCGCCACTTCTTCGCATCCAACTGCCTCACCCACAACATCCCGATCACCGACGTCGCCGAATGGATGGGCCACCGCAGCCTCGACATCACCTTCAAAATCTACCGCCACCTCATGCCCGGCTCCATCGGCCGAGCCGCCCAGGTCCTCGACCTCGGCCTCGCCGCCTGAACACGCGGAGGCCCTGCCCCCGAACCGGGGCAGGGCCTGCACGGAGCATTCCTACGGACTCAGCCACCCAGCAGCCGCTGCTGCTTCACCCACGCCTGAACCTCGGACACCTTGAACTGAAGCTTTCCGTTGCGCCCAACCCCGAACCTGTATGGCACCAGTCCGACCCGGGGCGCTTCCCGATACACCCACGCCACGGACATGTTCAGGTACTCCGCGGTCTCCTTGACGCTCATGAACTGCCCGGGCACAGGTCCTCCTTCGACGACTAGGGACCGCTACCGGGTCCCACCACCCCAACCTTCCGGTCAGGCAGCGATTTGGCCGGGCCGGAACTTCGCGATAACGGGCAGACGCGGCCCTGATTAGAACACCGATCACATCAGCACCCGCTACCTCGACTATGGCGGCGCACGCGGTCTCAGCGCCGACCGCCTCCACGCGGACGGAAGCATCTCCGCCAGCCGTTCCGGCGGACGCCGAGCAGCTGACCGTACGGCTGGTCCTCCTCCGGGCCCGGACGAACTCGGGTATCGGATCCCGTTTGACGTCGACCCGCTGGGCTGACGAACAGATGAACCGGTGGAGCGGCCCGCGCGGGGCATGGGCACCCACTCGGGCCGCTTCCGCCCCCGCTCGGAGGGCCGAACCGCTCTGGAGCAGCTACGCGCGCTGCTCGGGGAACCCGCATGCTGGGGTTCGGCCAGGCCCGCGATCTGGGATGCCAGTGAGCTGTACCTCGGTTTCCGGCTGCCGGCCGACCTCAAGGCGTTCCTCGATCTGTACGACCCCGGCTCGGTGGACGGTTACCTGACGATCAACCGGCCGATGGACACAACACCTGCCGAGCTGGAGCGCTACTGGGGACCCCCACCTGAGCGTCCAGCCTGGTACGGGGAGATCGCCGACGGCTGCTGGGAGGTGGACGAGTCCGACGTCCGATCAGGCGTTCTACTGCCGTGGGGAAGCGACGAACACGGCAGCCGGTACTTCTTCCGCGCGTCGAGGACGATCCCACCGAGTGGCGGATCATCATCAGCAGTGACGAGGGCAAGTGGTTCGAGACGGCCGGGACGTTCACCGAGTTCCTGGTGCGCTGCTTTCACCGGATCGACCATCCCGACTTCATGGACTCCAGCTGGCCGAGGCCCGGCGCGCGCTACGAGGCCCGTGCATGACCCCGCACTCAGCGTCCCGGATCACTACCCTTGCGTCGGCTTGAGCGAGCACGCAGTACGGCGCACTTGCCACCACGCCGAATCTCGCAGGTCAGGGCCTTCCCCATCCGCCGCGAATGACGCGTGATGCCACCTCATGACACCCAGTCCGTGAGAGGCTGCGGACAACCAAGCCTTCGGAGTCTTGCCTCACGTCACCACCAGGAGACGCTTCGATGCTCCGCCCTGGCATGAGCGTCAAGCCGGACGGCAGGACCTCCCGGCGCCGGCGAGTCATAGCGCTCAGGCAGCGCTCCCGGAGACCATATGGTTCTGTAGGAAGGACATGATCTCCGGAGTCGCCCGAAAGTTCCGCACATCGACGTGATTGATTCCGGCCGCGCCCAGCCGGTCGATATCCAGAAGAAAGCTCTCACCGTCCGTCGACAGCATTCCCAAACGCTCCAGGCATTCGACTATTCTGGCGGCTTTCGGATCCCCCCGGATCACGTACCGGTCCAGCTGCGCCCGGTTGGCGGATAGCCTCCTGCTACTCCCCAGGTGGACGGTACTCCGGAAACGCGCGAGTATTCGCCTGAGCGTATAGAAGTAATCGCCGAGAGCGACCTCCCCGGGCACGCGGGGAGCCCGGTGGTTGAGAAGAGATCCTTCGATCTCCGCCCCGGCCACGGAGAACACCCCGCCGCCGAACGTACGGACGTGAAGCGAATAGTCGGAGATGACGAGCTCACTGTCGATAGACACCGGTCCGTCCTCCGTGGACTCGACATACAGCGAACCGGCCTCGATCGAGAGGCACTCCGCCCTGATGGAGACGGACGGTCCGAGCTTCACCACCTGGCCCGGGGCAACGATCTCGACAGTCCCCGCGTAGTCCACCGAAAGGCCCTGACAGCGACTCGGCAGACGCAGACTGCGCCCGGCCACCTGAAGGGGAACCCGGGCGTCGTCGGGGCGCCGGCCCCTCGCGGCTCGCCGGACCTGCAGCTCGCCGGTCTCCTTATCGGCACCGATAGCAAACTCGTATTCCAGAGCACTGTCCCGTCGAGCCGCGAGTGAAGAGATCAGCAGATCGCACCGGTCCGCCGGAAACGCACCGGTACCGGTGTCCGAGGAGTTCACCATCTCCACAATGAACGGGGCTAGGGCGGGAGAGGGGAGGCTGTCCGCCTGCCTCAGCTGCCGGATCACTCGTCCGCCGACCTGGTCGACGATCTGGTCGCTGAGCACCATGGCGTACATGTAGTCGCGGAAGATTCCATTCACGTACTGCCGGTCGGTCGTGACGAACGGGTGGAGGCGCAGCTGTTGGGCCACCTGCTCCCGGTATGTCTCCTTGAGAGGTTCCGGGAGGAGTGCCGGAAGATCGACGTCGGTGCTCTCCGCCTCCACAAGGGACAGCAGTCGCACACACTGCTCCAGCGGGTTGTAGGCCAGAGCCTGGGCGTCGAACATATCCTTGGAAACCATGTCCTCGTATTGCCACGCGTCCAGGAACTTTCCCTTCTCCCGCACCAACAGATCCTCCGTCAGGGTCTTGATAATCTGCCATTCCGGAACAGATTCTGGCGTCGAAGGCGTGTCGCCGGCAAGGCTCCCAATCATATCGGAGAAGTTTGGAACGCACAGGTAAGAGGCGATGGCATCGAGCACCGGAGAGTATCCGAGAAAACGCCAGGCGCTCTCATCGCCCCAGTAGTCGCCGGTTGCCACACCCAATCCTCTGGCGATTCTCCCGAGCACCATTTCCCGCACCGCGCGATAAGGCTTGGGATTATCCCGGTGCACGAGCGCCCCTTTATACAGCCGATCGAGCTTCAGGTCGATGTACTTCTCTGCCTCGCCTTTCGAGAAATACTCAACCGACAAGCGGCGAAGGGGCAGGCCCTCCTGCTTGAAGGTGTCGATCACCCAGTCCGCCGTATCCAGGCGCGCGAGCATGACGACGTTGCCCAGGCCGACGGAACCCCGGAGAACCCGGCAAATTCCCTGCAGAAAGGCTTGGAGGTTGAGCTCGCCGGAGAGGAGCGACGTCTCATCGAGCGCATCCAGGACAATGGCGGCATTGTTACTCCGCAGCAGGTCGCGGAATTGTCCGGCAGCTACCATGCCGAGCGCCTCGGCCAGTATCCCCGTAAAGTCGGTGGCACCCACCCGCTGTCCGGCCAGATCGACTAGGGGTGCACCGCATCGCGCCGCTATCGCCCGGGAGCACGTCGTCTTGCCCGCCGCTGCCGGGGCCACGATAAGGACCGCAGCGGCTGCAGCATTTGGGTCGCCGTCCTCCGCGAGCCGAGGCGAGACGAAGTCAGGCTGAACGTCTCTGACGAATTTCAGCCCTCTGGTTGAGTCCTCCACTGGAAAGGTCCGGCTGTCGACTCTCGGTAACTGGTCAGCAAATCCGTTGACGTCCACGGAGAGCACCACTCCTTCTCACCTCGCCCGTCAGCGGCCGGGGCGTCCAGCGGACGCATTCCTTACACTCCAGTCGAACGCTCCCCGGGCAATCTGGCAACCTAGGCTCAGGTGGCGATCAACCGCCCGCTGCCAGAACATGGAACGTGTTCCCTCGTCTTCGGCTGCACCGACCGCACGAGCCCAACTGGGGTCGTGTGGTGCCGCACGCAATGTCGCTGGGCATTTTCGCAACCGGGGTGAGTACGGTCGTCCTGATCGCGGAGGGCGCTGCGATAAGCCTGGTCGTCGCGACCGCCATCCTGACCACCCTGATCGCGGTGTACCGG of the Kitasatospora sp. NBC_01246 genome contains:
- a CDS encoding helix-turn-helix transcriptional regulator — its product is MPGQFMSVKETAEYLNMSVAWVYREAPRVGLVPYRFGVGRNGKLQFKVSEVQAWVKQQRLLGG